Proteins encoded by one window of Mustela erminea isolate mMusErm1 chromosome 7, mMusErm1.Pri, whole genome shotgun sequence:
- the LOC116595020 gene encoding RNA-binding protein 12 isoform X3 has product MAVVIRLQGLPIVAGTMDIRHFFSGLTIPDGGVHIVGGELGEAFIVFATDEDARLGMMRTGGTIKGSKVTLLLSSKTEMQNMIELSRRRFETANLDIPPANASRSGPPPSSGMSGRVNLPTTVPNFNNPSPSVVTAATSVHESNKNIQTFSTASIGSAPPNMGASFGSPTFSSTIPSTASPMNTVPPPPIPPIPAMPSLPPMPSIPPIPVPPPVPTLPPVPPVPPIPPVPSVPPMTPLPPMSGMPPLNPPPVAPLPAGMNGSGAPMNLNNNLNPVFLGPLNPVNPIQMNSQSSVKPLPINPDDLYVSVHGMPFSAMENDVRDFFHGLRVDAVHLLKDHVGRNNGNGLVKFLSPQDTFEALKRNRMLMIQRYVEVSPATERQWVAAGGHITFKQSIGPSGQTHPPPQTLPRSKSPSGQKRSRSRSPHEAGFCVYLKGLPFEAENKHVIDFFKKLDIVEDSIYIAYGPNGKATGEGFVEFRNEADYKAALCRHKQYMGNRFIQVHPITKKGMLEKIDMIRKRLQNFSYDQREMMLNPEGDVSSAKVCAHITNIPFSITKMDVLQFLEGIPVDENAVHVLVDNNGQGLGQALVQFKNEDDAHGPLRDFGSALHFL; this is encoded by the coding sequence ATGGCTGTGGTCATCCGTTTGCAAGGTCTCCCAATTGTGGCGGGGACCATGGACATTCGCCACTTCTTCTCTGGATTGACCATCCCTGATGGGGGCGTGCATATTGTAGGGGGTGAACTGGGTGAGGCTTTCATCGTTTTTGCCACTGATGAAGATGCAAGGCTTGGTATGATGCGCACAGGTGGTACAATTAAAGGGTCAAAAGTAACACTTTTGTTGAGTAGTAAAACGGAAATGCAGAATATGATTGAACTGAGTCGTAGGCGTTTTGAAACTGCCAACTTAGATATACCACCAGCAAATGCTAGTAGATCAGGACCGCCGCCTAGCTCAGGAATGAGTGGCAGGGTAAACTTGCCTACAACAGTACCTAACTTTAATAATCCTTCACCCAGTGTAGTTACTGCCGCCACGTCTGTTCatgaaagcaacaaaaatatACAGACATTTTCCACAGCCAGCATAGGATCGGCTCCTCCAAATATGGGGGCTTCTTTTGGGAGCCCAACGTTTAGCTCAACCATTCCGAGCACAGCGTCTCCAATGAACACAGTCCCACCACCACCAATTCCTCCAATCCCAGCGATGCCATCTTTGCCACCAATGCCGTCCATTCCCCCAATACCAGTTCCTCCTCCAGTACCTACATTGCCTCCAGTGCCTCCTGTGCCCCCAATTCCCCCAGTCCCTTCTGTGCCACCCATGACCCCACTGCCACCCATGTCTGGCATGCCACCCTTGAACCCGCCACCTGTGGCACCTCTGCCTGCTGGAATGAATGGCTCTGGAGCACCTATGAATCTGAACAATAACCTGAACCCTGTGTTTCTGGGTCCACTGAATCCTGTTAACCCTATCCAGATGAACTCTCAAAGCAGTGTGAAACCACTTCCCATCAACCCCGATGATCTATATGTCAGTGTGCATGGAATGCCCTTTTCTGCAATGGAAAATGATGTCAGAGATTTTTTCCATGGGCTCCGTGTTGATGCAGTGCATTTGTTGAAAGATCATGTAGGTCGAAATAATGGGAATGGATTGGTTAAGTTTCTCTCCCCTCAAGATACATTTGAAGCTTTGAAACGAAACAGAATGCTGATGATTCAACGCTATGTGGAAGTTAGTCCTGCCACAGAGAGACAGTGGGTAGCTGCTGGAGGCCATATCACTTTTAAGCAAAGTATAGGACCTTCTGGACAAACCCATCCCCCTCCTCAGACACTTCCCAGGTCAAAATCGCCCAGTGGGCAGAAAAGGTCAAGGTCAAGATCACCACATGAGGCTGGTTTTTGTGTTTACTTGAAAGGGCTGCCATTTGAAGCGGAAAACAAAcatgtcattgatttttttaagaagttggaTATTGTGGAAGATAGTATTTATATTGCTTATGGACCCAATGGGAAAGCAACTGGTGAAGGCTTTGTAGAATTCAGGAATGAGGCTGACTATAAGGCTGCTCTGTGTCGTCATAAACAATACATGGGCAATCGCTTTATTCAAGTTCATCCAATTACTAAGAAAGGTATGCTAGAAAAGATAGATATGATTCGTAAAAGACTGCAGAACTTCAGCTATGACCAGAGGGAAATGATGTTAAATCCGGAGGGGGATGTCAGCTCTGCCAAAGTCTGTGCTCACATAACAAATATTCCATTCAGCATTACCAAGATGGATGTTCTTCAGTTCCTAGAAGGAATCCCAGTGGATGAAAATGCTGTACATGTTCTTGTTGATAACAATGGGCAAGGTCTAGGACAGGCATTGGTtcagtttaaaaatgaagatgatgCAC
- the LOC116595020 gene encoding RNA-binding protein 12 isoform X2 — protein MAVVIRLQGLPIVAGTMDIRHFFSGLTIPDGGVHIVGGELGEAFIVFATDEDARLGMMRTGGTIKGSKVTLLLSSKTEMQNMIELSRRRFETANLDIPPANASRSGPPPSSGMSGRVNLPTTVPNFNNPSPSVVTAATSVHESNKNIQTFSTASIGSAPPNMGASFGSPTFSSTIPSTASPMNTVPPPPIPPIPAMPSLPPMPSIPPIPVPPPVPTLPPVPPVPPIPPVPSVPPMTPLPPMSGMPPLNPPPVAPLPAGMNGSGAPMNLNNNLNPVFLGPLNPVNPIQMNSQSSVKPLPINPDDLYVSVHGMPFSAMENDVRDFFHGLRVDAVHLLKDHVGRNNGNGLVKFLSPQDTFEALKRNRMLMIQRYVEVSPATERQWVAAGGHITFKQSIGPSGQTHPPPQTLPRSKSPSGQKRSRSRSPHEAGFCVYLKGLPFEAENKHVIDFFKKLDIVEDSIYIAYGPNGKATGEGFVEFRNEADYKAALCRHKQYMGNRFIQVHPITKKGMLEKIDMIRKRLQNFSYDQREMMLNPEGDVSSAKVCAHITNIPFSITKMDVLQFLEGIPVDENAVHVLVDNNGQGLGQALVQFKNEDDARKSERLHRKKLNGREAFVHVVTLEDMREIEKNPPAQGKKGLKMPVPGNPTVPGMPSVGMPSTGVPSAGMPSAGMPGAGIPSAGMPGAGMPGAGVPSAGVPGAGVPSAGVPGAGVPGAGMPGAGGEEHAFLTVGSKEANNGPPFNFPGNFGGSNAFGPPLPPPGLGGAFGDARPAMPSVGNSGLPGLGLDVPGFGGGPNNLSGPGFGGGPQNFGNGPGSLGGPPGFGSGPPGLGSAPGHLSGPPAFGPGPGPGPGPIHIGGPPGFGSSSGKPGPTVIKVQNMPFTVSIDEILDFFYGYQVIPGSVCLKYNEKGMPTGEAMVAFESRDEATAAVIDLNDRPIGSRKVKLVLG, from the exons ATGGCTGTGGTCATCCGTTTGCAAGGTCTCCCAATTGTGGCGGGGACCATGGACATTCGCCACTTCTTCTCTGGATTGACCATCCCTGATGGGGGCGTGCATATTGTAGGGGGTGAACTGGGTGAGGCTTTCATCGTTTTTGCCACTGATGAAGATGCAAGGCTTGGTATGATGCGCACAGGTGGTACAATTAAAGGGTCAAAAGTAACACTTTTGTTGAGTAGTAAAACGGAAATGCAGAATATGATTGAACTGAGTCGTAGGCGTTTTGAAACTGCCAACTTAGATATACCACCAGCAAATGCTAGTAGATCAGGACCGCCGCCTAGCTCAGGAATGAGTGGCAGGGTAAACTTGCCTACAACAGTACCTAACTTTAATAATCCTTCACCCAGTGTAGTTACTGCCGCCACGTCTGTTCatgaaagcaacaaaaatatACAGACATTTTCCACAGCCAGCATAGGATCGGCTCCTCCAAATATGGGGGCTTCTTTTGGGAGCCCAACGTTTAGCTCAACCATTCCGAGCACAGCGTCTCCAATGAACACAGTCCCACCACCACCAATTCCTCCAATCCCAGCGATGCCATCTTTGCCACCAATGCCGTCCATTCCCCCAATACCAGTTCCTCCTCCAGTACCTACATTGCCTCCAGTGCCTCCTGTGCCCCCAATTCCCCCAGTCCCTTCTGTGCCACCCATGACCCCACTGCCACCCATGTCTGGCATGCCACCCTTGAACCCGCCACCTGTGGCACCTCTGCCTGCTGGAATGAATGGCTCTGGAGCACCTATGAATCTGAACAATAACCTGAACCCTGTGTTTCTGGGTCCACTGAATCCTGTTAACCCTATCCAGATGAACTCTCAAAGCAGTGTGAAACCACTTCCCATCAACCCCGATGATCTATATGTCAGTGTGCATGGAATGCCCTTTTCTGCAATGGAAAATGATGTCAGAGATTTTTTCCATGGGCTCCGTGTTGATGCAGTGCATTTGTTGAAAGATCATGTAGGTCGAAATAATGGGAATGGATTGGTTAAGTTTCTCTCCCCTCAAGATACATTTGAAGCTTTGAAACGAAACAGAATGCTGATGATTCAACGCTATGTGGAAGTTAGTCCTGCCACAGAGAGACAGTGGGTAGCTGCTGGAGGCCATATCACTTTTAAGCAAAGTATAGGACCTTCTGGACAAACCCATCCCCCTCCTCAGACACTTCCCAGGTCAAAATCGCCCAGTGGGCAGAAAAGGTCAAGGTCAAGATCACCACATGAGGCTGGTTTTTGTGTTTACTTGAAAGGGCTGCCATTTGAAGCGGAAAACAAAcatgtcattgatttttttaagaagttggaTATTGTGGAAGATAGTATTTATATTGCTTATGGACCCAATGGGAAAGCAACTGGTGAAGGCTTTGTAGAATTCAGGAATGAGGCTGACTATAAGGCTGCTCTGTGTCGTCATAAACAATACATGGGCAATCGCTTTATTCAAGTTCATCCAATTACTAAGAAAGGTATGCTAGAAAAGATAGATATGATTCGTAAAAGACTGCAGAACTTCAGCTATGACCAGAGGGAAATGATGTTAAATCCGGAGGGGGATGTCAGCTCTGCCAAAGTCTGTGCTCACATAACAAATATTCCATTCAGCATTACCAAGATGGATGTTCTTCAGTTCCTAGAAGGAATCCCAGTGGATGAAAATGCTGTACATGTTCTTGTTGATAACAATGGGCAAGGTCTAGGACAGGCATTGGTtcagtttaaaaatgaagatgatgCACGTAAGTCTGAACGCTTACACCGTAAAAAACTTAATGGGAGAGAAGCTTTTGTTCATGTAGTTACTCTAGAAGATATGAGAGAGATTGAAAAAAATCCCCCTGCCCAAGGAAAAAAAGGGTTAAAGATGCCTGTGCCAGGTAATCCTACAGTTCCAGGAATGCCCAGTGTGGGAATGCCCAGTACGGGAGTGCCCAGTGCGGGAATGCCCAGTGCAGGAATGCCCGGTGCGGGCATCCCCAGTGCGGGAATGCCTGGTGCGG GAATGCCTGGCGCAGGCGTGCCCAGCGCAGGCGTGCCCGGCGCCGGCGTGCCCAGTGCAGGAGTGCCCGGTGCAGGAGTGCCTGGTGCAGGAATGCCTGGTGCAGGAGGTGAAGAGCATGCCTTCCTGACTGTAGGATCTAAGGAGGCCAACAATGGGCCTCCATTTAACTTCCCTGGTAATTTTGGTGGGTCCAATGCCTTTGGGCCACCACTCCCTCCTCCAGGATTAGGAGGAGCCTTTGGTGATGCTAGGCCTGCTATGCCTTCAGTTGGAAATAGTGGTTTGCCTGGTCTAGGACTGGATGTTCCAGGGTTTGGAGGTGGACCAAATAATTTAAGTGGGCCAGGATTTGGAGGAGGCCCTCAGAATTTTGGAAATGGTCCTGGTAGTTTAGGTGGCCCCCCGGGCTTTGGAAGTGGCCCTCCTGGTCTTGGAAGTGCCCCTGGGCATTTGAGTGGGCCACCAGCCTttgggcctgggcctggccctggccctggcccaaTTCACATTGGTGGTCCCCCTGGCTTTGGATCTAGTTCTGGAAAACCAGGACCAACAGTAATTAAAGTTCAGAATATGCCCTTCACTGTGTCTATTGATGagattttagatttcttttatggCTATCAAGTGATCCCAGGCTCAGTGtgtttaaaatacaatgaaaaaggtATGCCCACAGGCGAAGCCATGGTGGCCTTCGAATCTCGGGATGAAGCCACAGCTGCTGTCATTGACTTAAATGACAGACCTATAGGTTCAAGGAAAGTAAAACTTGTCTTAGGGTAG
- the LOC116595020 gene encoding RNA-binding protein 12 isoform X1 has product MAVVIRLQGLPIVAGTMDIRHFFSGLTIPDGGVHIVGGELGEAFIVFATDEDARLGMMRTGGTIKGSKVTLLLSSKTEMQNMIELSRRRFETANLDIPPANASRSGPPPSSGMSGRVNLPTTVPNFNNPSPSVVTAATSVHESNKNIQTFSTASIGSAPPNMGASFGSPTFSSTIPSTASPMNTVPPPPIPPIPAMPSLPPMPSIPPIPVPPPVPTLPPVPPVPPIPPVPSVPPMTPLPPMSGMPPLNPPPVAPLPAGMNGSGAPMNLNNNLNPVFLGPLNPVNPIQMNSQSSVKPLPINPDDLYVSVHGMPFSAMENDVRDFFHGLRVDAVHLLKDHVGRNNGNGLVKFLSPQDTFEALKRNRMLMIQRYVEVSPATERQWVAAGGHITFKQSIGPSGQTHPPPQTLPRSKSPSGQKRSRSRSPHEAGFCVYLKGLPFEAENKHVIDFFKKLDIVEDSIYIAYGPNGKATGEGFVEFRNEADYKAALCRHKQYMGNRFIQVHPITKKGMLEKIDMIRKRLQNFSYDQREMMLNPEGDVSSAKVCAHITNIPFSITKMDVLQFLEGIPVDENAVHVLVDNNGQGLGQALVQFKNEDDARKSERLHRKKLNGREAFVHVVTLEDMREIEKNPPAQGKKGLKMPVPGNPTVPGMPSVGMPSTGVPSAGMPSAGMPGAGIPSAGMPGAGMPGAGMPGAGMPGAGVPSAGVPGAGVPSAGVPGAGVPGAGMPGAGGEEHAFLTVGSKEANNGPPFNFPGNFGGSNAFGPPLPPPGLGGAFGDARPAMPSVGNSGLPGLGLDVPGFGGGPNNLSGPGFGGGPQNFGNGPGSLGGPPGFGSGPPGLGSAPGHLSGPPAFGPGPGPGPGPIHIGGPPGFGSSSGKPGPTVIKVQNMPFTVSIDEILDFFYGYQVIPGSVCLKYNEKGMPTGEAMVAFESRDEATAAVIDLNDRPIGSRKVKLVLG; this is encoded by the coding sequence ATGGCTGTGGTCATCCGTTTGCAAGGTCTCCCAATTGTGGCGGGGACCATGGACATTCGCCACTTCTTCTCTGGATTGACCATCCCTGATGGGGGCGTGCATATTGTAGGGGGTGAACTGGGTGAGGCTTTCATCGTTTTTGCCACTGATGAAGATGCAAGGCTTGGTATGATGCGCACAGGTGGTACAATTAAAGGGTCAAAAGTAACACTTTTGTTGAGTAGTAAAACGGAAATGCAGAATATGATTGAACTGAGTCGTAGGCGTTTTGAAACTGCCAACTTAGATATACCACCAGCAAATGCTAGTAGATCAGGACCGCCGCCTAGCTCAGGAATGAGTGGCAGGGTAAACTTGCCTACAACAGTACCTAACTTTAATAATCCTTCACCCAGTGTAGTTACTGCCGCCACGTCTGTTCatgaaagcaacaaaaatatACAGACATTTTCCACAGCCAGCATAGGATCGGCTCCTCCAAATATGGGGGCTTCTTTTGGGAGCCCAACGTTTAGCTCAACCATTCCGAGCACAGCGTCTCCAATGAACACAGTCCCACCACCACCAATTCCTCCAATCCCAGCGATGCCATCTTTGCCACCAATGCCGTCCATTCCCCCAATACCAGTTCCTCCTCCAGTACCTACATTGCCTCCAGTGCCTCCTGTGCCCCCAATTCCCCCAGTCCCTTCTGTGCCACCCATGACCCCACTGCCACCCATGTCTGGCATGCCACCCTTGAACCCGCCACCTGTGGCACCTCTGCCTGCTGGAATGAATGGCTCTGGAGCACCTATGAATCTGAACAATAACCTGAACCCTGTGTTTCTGGGTCCACTGAATCCTGTTAACCCTATCCAGATGAACTCTCAAAGCAGTGTGAAACCACTTCCCATCAACCCCGATGATCTATATGTCAGTGTGCATGGAATGCCCTTTTCTGCAATGGAAAATGATGTCAGAGATTTTTTCCATGGGCTCCGTGTTGATGCAGTGCATTTGTTGAAAGATCATGTAGGTCGAAATAATGGGAATGGATTGGTTAAGTTTCTCTCCCCTCAAGATACATTTGAAGCTTTGAAACGAAACAGAATGCTGATGATTCAACGCTATGTGGAAGTTAGTCCTGCCACAGAGAGACAGTGGGTAGCTGCTGGAGGCCATATCACTTTTAAGCAAAGTATAGGACCTTCTGGACAAACCCATCCCCCTCCTCAGACACTTCCCAGGTCAAAATCGCCCAGTGGGCAGAAAAGGTCAAGGTCAAGATCACCACATGAGGCTGGTTTTTGTGTTTACTTGAAAGGGCTGCCATTTGAAGCGGAAAACAAAcatgtcattgatttttttaagaagttggaTATTGTGGAAGATAGTATTTATATTGCTTATGGACCCAATGGGAAAGCAACTGGTGAAGGCTTTGTAGAATTCAGGAATGAGGCTGACTATAAGGCTGCTCTGTGTCGTCATAAACAATACATGGGCAATCGCTTTATTCAAGTTCATCCAATTACTAAGAAAGGTATGCTAGAAAAGATAGATATGATTCGTAAAAGACTGCAGAACTTCAGCTATGACCAGAGGGAAATGATGTTAAATCCGGAGGGGGATGTCAGCTCTGCCAAAGTCTGTGCTCACATAACAAATATTCCATTCAGCATTACCAAGATGGATGTTCTTCAGTTCCTAGAAGGAATCCCAGTGGATGAAAATGCTGTACATGTTCTTGTTGATAACAATGGGCAAGGTCTAGGACAGGCATTGGTtcagtttaaaaatgaagatgatgCACGTAAGTCTGAACGCTTACACCGTAAAAAACTTAATGGGAGAGAAGCTTTTGTTCATGTAGTTACTCTAGAAGATATGAGAGAGATTGAAAAAAATCCCCCTGCCCAAGGAAAAAAAGGGTTAAAGATGCCTGTGCCAGGTAATCCTACAGTTCCAGGAATGCCCAGTGTGGGAATGCCCAGTACGGGAGTGCCCAGTGCGGGAATGCCCAGTGCAGGAATGCCCGGTGCGGGCATCCCCAGTGCGGGAATGCCTGGTGCGGGAATGCCTGGTGCAGGAATGCCCGGTGCAGGAATGCCTGGCGCAGGCGTGCCCAGCGCAGGCGTGCCCGGCGCCGGCGTGCCCAGTGCAGGAGTGCCCGGTGCAGGAGTGCCTGGTGCAGGAATGCCTGGTGCAGGAGGTGAAGAGCATGCCTTCCTGACTGTAGGATCTAAGGAGGCCAACAATGGGCCTCCATTTAACTTCCCTGGTAATTTTGGTGGGTCCAATGCCTTTGGGCCACCACTCCCTCCTCCAGGATTAGGAGGAGCCTTTGGTGATGCTAGGCCTGCTATGCCTTCAGTTGGAAATAGTGGTTTGCCTGGTCTAGGACTGGATGTTCCAGGGTTTGGAGGTGGACCAAATAATTTAAGTGGGCCAGGATTTGGAGGAGGCCCTCAGAATTTTGGAAATGGTCCTGGTAGTTTAGGTGGCCCCCCGGGCTTTGGAAGTGGCCCTCCTGGTCTTGGAAGTGCCCCTGGGCATTTGAGTGGGCCACCAGCCTttgggcctgggcctggccctggccctggcccaaTTCACATTGGTGGTCCCCCTGGCTTTGGATCTAGTTCTGGAAAACCAGGACCAACAGTAATTAAAGTTCAGAATATGCCCTTCACTGTGTCTATTGATGagattttagatttcttttatggCTATCAAGTGATCCCAGGCTCAGTGtgtttaaaatacaatgaaaaaggtATGCCCACAGGCGAAGCCATGGTGGCCTTCGAATCTCGGGATGAAGCCACAGCTGCTGTCATTGACTTAAATGACAGACCTATAGGTTCAAGGAAAGTAAAACTTGTCTTAGGGTAG